A genomic window from Anguilla rostrata isolate EN2019 chromosome 14, ASM1855537v3, whole genome shotgun sequence includes:
- the LOC135239876 gene encoding solute carrier family 23 member 2-like: MGVGKNTMSKSLDSAGDAEKYEEDTKTGEDFYPIPVAGNGEAQSSPDQDAEDTELMAIYAKESQAAKRSSFSETVDSADDLDAQRMDMIYTIEDTPPWYLCLFLGLQHYLTCFSGTIAVPFLLAEAMCVGFDQWATSQLIGTIFFCVGITTLLQTTLGCRLPLFQASAFAFLAPARAILSLDKWKCNATAVPEFNSTELLHTEHIWYPRIREVRERVERAFVSSLIEVCIGALGLPGVLLKYIGPLTITPTVALIGLSGFQAAGERAGKHWGIAMLTIFLVLLFSQYARNVQLPLPVYKSKKGWTSYRLQLFKMFPIIMAILVSWLLCFIFTVTDIFPPQKDQYGFYARTDARQGILSAAPWFKVPYPFQWGLPTVSAAGVIGMMSAVVSSIIESIGDYYACARLSGAPPPPIHAINRGIFIEGLSCVLDGVFGTGNGSTSSSPNIGVLGITKVGSRRVIQYGAALMLLLGLVGKFSALFASLPDPVLGALFCTLFGMITAVGLSNLQFIDLNSSRNLFVLGFSIFFGLMLPSYLRQNPLVTGIVSIDQVLNVLLTTAMFVGGSVAFILDNTIPGTPEERGIRKLKLGSGPGGGELESLRSYDLPFGMDFLRRHRLFQYLPISPTFTGYRWRGARGACRRGVGRGGGGEGGGGACSGDENRTQAQPRPSPQRSRAGTELKKSASGKRVRGVLKTDSESSPLTGERKQAAPGSGSGPQMF, translated from the exons ATGGGCGTGGGGAAGAACACCATGTCCAAATCTTTGGACTCCGCGGGGGACGCAGAGAAATACGAGGAGGACACCAAGACCGGCGAGGACTTTTACCCGATTCct GTGGCAGGTAATGGGGAGGCCCAGTCCAGCCCAGACCAGGACGCCGAGGACACAGAACTCATGGCCATCTACGCCAAGGAGAGCCAGGCAGCAAAGAGg agTTCCTTCTCTGAGACGGTGGACAGTGCAGATGATCTCGATGCTCAGCGAATGGACATGATCTACACCATCGAGGACACGCCTCCCTGGTACCTCTGTCTATTCCTGGGCCTGCAG caCTACCTGACGTGTTTCAGTGGCACCATCGCGGTGCCCTTCCTGCTGGCGGAGGCTATGTGCGTGGGCTTTGACCAGTGGGCCACCAGCCAGCTCATTGGCACCATCTTCTTCTGTGTGGGCATCACCACCCTGCTGCAGACCACGCTGGGCTGCCG cctccCCCTGTTCCAGGCCAGCGCTTTTGCATTTCTGGCTCCTGCTCGTGCCATCCTGTCCCTAGATAAGTGGAAATGTAACGCCACAG CTGTCCCGGAGTTCAACAGCACAGAGCTGTTACACACCGAGCACATTTGGTATCCACGGATACGGGAGGTAAGGGAGAGAGTGGAGCG GGCCTTCGTGTCGTCCCTGATCGAGGTGTGCATCGGGGCACTGGGGCTCCCCGGGGTGCTGCTCAAATACATCGGCCCCCTCACCATCACCCCCACCGTGGCCCTCATCGGCCTCTCTGGCTTCCAGGCTGCtggggagagagcaggaaagcACTGGGGAATCGCCATGCT gaccATCTTCCTGGTGCTGCTGTTCTCCCAGTACGCGCGCAACGTGCAGCTGCCGCTCCCCGTCTACAAGTCCAAGAAGGGCTGGACCTCCTACCGCCTGCAGCTCTTCAAGATGTTTCCG ataATCATGGCGATCCTGGTGTCATGGCTGCTGTGCTTCATCTTCACCGTGACGGACATCTTCCCCCCGCAGAAGGACCAGTACGGGTTCTACGCCCGCACCGACGCCCGCCAGGGCATCCTGTCTGCGGCCCCCTGGTTCAAGGTCCCCTACCCCT TTCAGTGGGGCCTGCCCACCGTGTCAGCAGCGGGAGTGATCGGCATGATGAGTGCGGTGGTGAGCAGCATCATCGAGTCCATTGGAGACTACTACGCCTGCGCCCGCCTCTCTGgcgcccccccgccacccatACATGCTATTAACAG gGGGATCTTCATAGAGGGCCTGTCCTGCGTGCTGGACGGCGTGTTTGGGACGGGGAACGGCTCCACATCCTCCAGCCCCAACATCGGGGTGCTGGGAATCACCAAG GTGGGCAGCAGGCGGGTGATCCAGTACGGGGCGGCGCTCATGCTGCTGCTGGGCCTGGTGGGGAAGTTCAGCGCCCTGTTCGCCTCGCTCCCGGACCCCGTCCTGGGGGCGCTCTTCTGCACCCTGTTCGGCATGATCACCGCCGTGGGCCTCTCCAACCTGCAGTTCATCGACCTCAACTCCTCCCGCAACCTCTTCGTCCTGGGCTTCTCCATCTTCTTCGGCCTCATGCTGCCCAGCTACCTGAGGCAGAACCCCCTGGTCACAG gcATTGTCAGTATTGACCAAGTGCTGAATGTGCTCCTGACGACGGCCATGTTTGTTGGGGGCTCAGTGGCGTTCATTCTGGATAACACTATTCCAG gCACTCCGGAGGAGCGTGGTATCAGGAAACTGAAGCTGGGCtcgggccctggggggggggagctcgaGAGCCTGCGCTCCTACGACCTGCCGTTCGGCATGGACTTCCTGCGCAGGCACCGCCTCTTCCAGTACCTCCCCATCAGCCCCACCTTCACGGGATACCGCTGGAGGGGAGCAAGGGGGGCGTGCcgcaggggggtggggaggggcggagggggcgagggagggggcggggcgtgcAGTGGGGACGAGA ACCGAACGCAGGCCCAGCCCAGACCAAGCCCGCAGAGGTCCAGAGCAGGCACGGAGCTTAAAAAGTCTGCTTCTGGGAAAAGAGTGCGAGGGGTTCTGAAGACTGATTCTGAGAGCTCTCCGCTCACCGGAGAGAGGAAGCAAGCTGCCCCTGGATCGGGGTCTGGACCGCAGATGTTTTAG
- the LOC135239597 gene encoding calsenilin isoform X4, whose protein sequence is MKCCLVKWIIASAAPQGPDSSDSDLELSTVRHQPEGLEQLQAQTKFTRKELQSLYRGFKNECPSGLVDEETFKSIYSQFFPQGDATTYAHFLFNAFDMDRNGSIRFEDFVIGLSVLLRGSVTEKLNWAFNLYDINKDGYITKEEMLAIMKSIYDMMGRYTCPSVREDAPFEHVEKFFQKMDRNRDGVVTIDEFMETCQKDADIMSSMQLFENVI, encoded by the exons ACAGTAGCGACAGTGACCTGGAGCTCTCCACCGTCAGACACCAGCCCGAGGGCCTGGAGCAGCTACAGGCCCAGACCAAGTTCACCAGGAAGGAGCTGCAGTCTCTCTACAGGGGCTTTAAGAAC gaGTGTCCCAGTGGCCTTGTGGACGAAGAAACCTTCAAGTCCATCTATTCTCAGTTCTTCCCTCAAGGAG aTGCCACAACTTATGCACATTTCCTGTTCAATGCATTTGACATGGACAGAAATGGCTCCATTCGATTTGAG GATTTTGTGATCGGACTGTCTGTACTCTTGAGGGGTTCTGTGACAGAGAAGCTCAACTGGGCTTTCAACCTCTATGACATCAACAAAGATGGCTACATAACTAAAGAG gaGATGCTGGCGATCATGAAGTCGATCTACGACATGATGGGCAGGTACACCTGCCCCAGCGTGCGGGAAGACGCCCCCTTCGAGCACGTGGAGAAGTTCTTCCAG aaaatggacCGAAACCGAGATGGAGTGGTGACCATCGATGAGTTCATGGAGACCTGTCAGAAG gATGCGGACATTATGAGCTCCATGCAGCTCTTTGAGAATGTGATCTAG